In Microbacterium galbinum, a single window of DNA contains:
- a CDS encoding aldo/keto reductase family protein, which yields MVNYRYLGNSGLKISEITYGNWVTHASQVGDDAAVKTVHAALDAGITTFDTADTYANTAAEVVLGKALEGQRRAGLEIFTKVYFPTGPKGPNDTGLSRKHIMESINGSLTRLGTDYVDLYQAHRFDYETPLEETFQAFADVVRQGKALYIGVSEWTAEQLREGHALAQQLGIQLISNQPQYSMLWRVIEGKVVPASEELGISQIVWSPMAQGVLSGKYLPGQPVPEGSRATDPHSGADFIKNFLQDDILTAVQRLKPIAEQAGLTMPQLAIAWVLQNPNIAAALVGASRPEQLADTVKASGVKLDADTMAAIDTALGDTVNRDAEHTYSTSPKTRLV from the coding sequence ATGGTCAACTATCGCTATCTCGGCAACAGTGGTCTCAAGATCTCTGAGATCACCTACGGCAACTGGGTCACCCACGCCTCTCAGGTCGGCGACGACGCCGCCGTCAAGACGGTGCACGCGGCGCTCGACGCCGGCATCACCACGTTCGACACCGCCGACACCTACGCCAACACCGCGGCCGAGGTCGTGCTCGGCAAGGCCCTCGAGGGGCAGCGGCGCGCAGGCCTCGAGATCTTCACCAAGGTCTACTTCCCGACCGGTCCCAAGGGCCCGAACGACACCGGCCTCAGCCGCAAGCACATCATGGAGTCGATCAACGGCTCGCTGACCCGTCTCGGCACCGACTACGTCGACCTCTACCAGGCGCACCGCTTCGACTACGAGACCCCGCTCGAGGAGACGTTCCAGGCCTTCGCCGATGTCGTCCGCCAGGGCAAGGCGCTCTACATCGGTGTCTCGGAGTGGACGGCCGAGCAGCTGCGCGAGGGCCACGCGCTCGCCCAGCAGCTCGGCATCCAGCTCATCTCGAACCAGCCCCAGTACTCGATGCTGTGGCGCGTCATCGAGGGCAAGGTCGTTCCGGCCTCCGAAGAGCTCGGCATCTCGCAGATCGTCTGGTCGCCGATGGCGCAGGGCGTGCTCAGCGGCAAGTACCTGCCCGGTCAGCCCGTGCCCGAGGGTTCGCGCGCGACCGACCCGCACAGCGGTGCCGACTTCATCAAGAACTTCCTGCAGGACGACATCCTCACCGCGGTCCAGCGCCTCAAGCCGATCGCCGAGCAGGCGGGTCTCACGATGCCGCAGCTCGCGATCGCCTGGGTGCTGCAGAACCCGAACATCGCGGCAGCCCTGGTCGGAGCATCGCGCCCCGAGCAGCTCGCCGACACCGTCAAGGCATCGGGAGTGAAGCTCGACGCCGACACGATGGCGGCGATCGACACCGCCCTCGGCGACACCGTCAACCGCGACGCCGAGCACACCTACTCGACCTCGCCGAAGACCCGCCTGGTCTGA
- a CDS encoding NAD(P)H-dependent oxidoreductase, whose translation MTALVIDGHPYAESLTASLAQRYATGHGDARVLALRDLDFDPHLRFGYRQRMTLEADLLDAKRALAEAQTIVIATPLWWGSVPALLKGFFDRALLPQQEYRYSPQGLPIGLLTAPHGRLLLLADTPWYAAPFTGLPAQRQVVRNTMRFCGIRSVRAHRMLGVKNASPERIGRWLEDAERLGAADGRRDARRGQAIAAEAASSSVVATS comes from the coding sequence ATGACCGCTCTCGTGATCGACGGCCACCCGTACGCCGAATCCCTCACCGCTTCGCTCGCACAGCGCTACGCCACAGGTCACGGCGATGCCCGCGTGCTCGCCCTGCGCGACCTCGACTTCGACCCGCACCTGCGCTTCGGATACCGGCAGCGCATGACCCTCGAAGCCGACCTGCTCGACGCCAAGCGGGCCCTCGCCGAGGCGCAGACGATCGTCATCGCGACACCGCTGTGGTGGGGGTCGGTGCCGGCGCTGCTCAAGGGCTTCTTCGATCGCGCCCTGCTGCCGCAGCAGGAGTACCGCTACTCGCCGCAGGGGCTGCCGATCGGTCTGCTCACCGCACCGCACGGACGCCTGCTGCTGCTCGCCGACACCCCCTGGTACGCGGCACCCTTCACGGGACTGCCGGCGCAGCGCCAGGTGGTGCGCAACACGATGCGGTTCTGCGGCATCCGATCGGTGCGCGCGCACCGGATGCTGGGCGTCAAGAACGCCTCACCCGAGAGGATCGGGCGCTGGCTCGAGGATGCCGAACGGCTCGGCGCCGCGGACGGGCGCCGCGATGCGCGGCGCGGTCAGGCCATTGCGGCCGAGGCCGCTTCGTCCTCGGTCGTCGCGACGAGCTGA
- a CDS encoding aminotransferase class V-fold PLP-dependent enzyme, whose translation MTAFPAPVALRSFARARDAWPLDPAIVHLNHGSFGAPPTAVIEHQDALRRQGDLNPVAWFPTLGERTREARERTAPFVGARADDVAFVPNASAAATVVYNAMHLEPGDEIIVTDHGYGAVTMGAERLARRTGATVRTVAIPLLASDDEVVDRFAAEIGDRARLVVVDQITSPTARLMPTRRIADIAAHHGARTLIDGAHAPGLLPDAASAAGGTWWFGNLHKWPCAPRGSALLVTTAADRDDLWPLIDSWNAHDPFPSRFDYQGTIDATGYLATPTAIEFVEREIGWERTRTAMTEMADAGAEAIAAAFRRFADAEPLTPVPSPVPSMRLIRLPRGLGATREEADALRAEILPATGIETAFTSFGGAGYVRLSVHLYTEASDIERFVDVAVPWLVARAGIR comes from the coding sequence ATGACAGCCTTCCCCGCTCCCGTGGCGCTGCGTTCGTTCGCGCGGGCACGCGACGCGTGGCCCCTCGATCCCGCGATCGTGCACCTCAATCACGGATCGTTCGGCGCTCCGCCGACCGCCGTGATCGAGCATCAGGATGCTCTGCGCCGCCAGGGCGACCTCAATCCCGTCGCGTGGTTTCCGACTCTCGGCGAGCGCACGCGCGAGGCCCGCGAGCGCACGGCACCCTTCGTGGGTGCGCGCGCCGATGACGTCGCCTTCGTGCCGAACGCCTCGGCCGCGGCGACCGTGGTCTACAACGCGATGCACCTCGAACCCGGAGACGAGATCATCGTCACCGATCACGGATACGGCGCGGTGACGATGGGCGCGGAGCGGTTGGCGCGCCGCACGGGTGCGACCGTCCGCACGGTGGCGATCCCGCTGCTCGCCTCCGACGACGAGGTCGTCGACCGATTCGCCGCCGAAATCGGCGATCGTGCGCGTCTCGTCGTGGTCGATCAGATCACGTCGCCGACGGCACGGCTGATGCCGACGCGACGCATCGCCGACATCGCCGCGCACCACGGTGCGCGCACGCTGATCGACGGTGCGCACGCGCCGGGCCTCCTCCCGGATGCCGCGTCGGCGGCGGGCGGCACGTGGTGGTTCGGCAATCTGCACAAGTGGCCGTGCGCGCCGCGCGGGTCTGCGCTGCTGGTGACGACCGCCGCGGATCGCGACGACCTCTGGCCGCTGATCGACTCGTGGAACGCGCACGATCCCTTCCCCTCGCGCTTCGACTACCAGGGCACGATCGACGCGACCGGGTATCTCGCGACGCCGACCGCGATCGAGTTCGTCGAGCGCGAGATCGGGTGGGAGCGCACGCGCACGGCCATGACCGAGATGGCGGATGCCGGGGCCGAGGCGATCGCGGCGGCGTTCCGTCGCTTCGCCGATGCGGAACCGCTCACGCCGGTCCCCTCGCCGGTCCCGTCGATGCGACTGATCCGCCTGCCGCGCGGGCTGGGGGCGACCCGGGAAGAGGCGGATGCGCTGCGCGCCGAGATCCTCCCCGCGACCGGCATCGAGACCGCATTCACGAGCTTCGGAGGCGCCGGGTACGTGCGGCTCTCGGTGCACCTCTACACCGAGGCATCCGACATCGAGCGGTTCGTCGATGTCGCAGTGCCGTGGCTCGTGGCGCGCGCCGGCATCCGCTGA
- a CDS encoding PLP-dependent cysteine synthase family protein: protein MDSWTSNAIALLEADANRSADTHLHVFPLPAEWGIDLYLKDESVHPTGSLKHRLARSLILYGLVNGLIRGDTTLVESSSGSTAVSEAYFARMLGLPFVTVVPRSTVQEKIDLIEFYGGTCHFVDRAEDMSPEARRLAADCHGHYLDQFTYAERATDWRGNNNIAESVFSQLSQERHPIPRWIVVGAGTGGTSATFGRYVRYRRHTTEIAVVDPEGSAFYDGWAGTPDAPAGHPSRIEGIGRPRVEPSFVPSVIDEMIRVPDAGSIAAIRLLRERTLHWAGGSTGTNLYGAFQLIARMRAAGETGSVVTLICDSGVRYAGTYYSDEWVAAQGWDLAPHRARLDGFLDTGLWTELAD from the coding sequence GTGGATTCCTGGACCAGCAACGCGATCGCTCTGCTGGAGGCCGACGCCAACCGCAGTGCCGACACCCACTTGCACGTCTTCCCGCTGCCCGCCGAGTGGGGCATCGACCTGTACCTGAAGGACGAGTCGGTGCATCCGACCGGGTCGCTCAAGCACCGCCTGGCGCGGTCGCTGATCCTCTACGGCCTCGTCAACGGACTCATCCGGGGCGACACGACCCTCGTCGAATCGTCGAGCGGTTCGACTGCCGTCTCCGAGGCGTACTTCGCCCGGATGCTCGGGCTCCCGTTCGTGACCGTCGTGCCGCGCTCGACCGTGCAGGAGAAGATCGACCTCATCGAGTTCTACGGCGGCACCTGCCACTTCGTCGACCGCGCCGAGGACATGTCGCCCGAGGCCCGCCGCCTCGCCGCCGACTGCCACGGCCACTACCTCGACCAGTTCACCTACGCCGAGCGCGCGACCGACTGGCGCGGCAACAACAACATCGCCGAGAGCGTGTTCAGCCAGCTGTCGCAGGAGCGGCACCCGATCCCCCGCTGGATCGTGGTCGGCGCCGGGACCGGCGGCACGAGCGCCACGTTCGGCCGGTACGTGCGCTACCGGCGGCACACGACCGAGATCGCGGTCGTCGATCCCGAGGGTTCGGCGTTCTACGACGGCTGGGCGGGAACTCCGGATGCTCCGGCCGGGCACCCGAGCCGCATCGAGGGCATCGGTCGACCGCGCGTGGAGCCGTCGTTCGTTCCGAGCGTGATCGACGAGATGATCCGCGTGCCCGACGCCGGCTCGATCGCGGCGATCCGTCTGCTGCGCGAGCGCACCCTGCACTGGGCGGGCGGGTCGACCGGCACGAACCTGTACGGCGCCTTCCAGCTGATCGCGCGCATGCGTGCCGCGGGTGAGACCGGGAGCGTCGTGACCCTGATCTGCGACAGCGGAGTCCGCTACGCCGGCACCTACTACTCCGACGAGTGGGTCGCGGCGCAGGGTTGGGACCTCGCCCCGCACCGCGCCCGCCTCGATGGCTTCCTCGACACCGGCCTCTGGACCGAGCTCGCCGACTGA
- a CDS encoding TetR/AcrR family transcriptional regulator yields the protein MSSSKTGYHHGDLARALEDAAMQLLERMPAADISLREVARAADVSHNAPYHHFSDRLGLLKAIAERSMADLLAQVQNATTDAATPRAALAAGGEAYIRFAVEHPHAFDAVYDPTVCVPGSPTATMAPLIDALEGALAAAAAATGLDRPTDVVALWGLIHGLGTLAAAGHFGLDDALASYEALLGRLLPAGV from the coding sequence ATGTCAAGTTCGAAGACGGGGTACCACCACGGCGATCTCGCGCGCGCCCTCGAAGACGCCGCGATGCAGTTGCTCGAGCGGATGCCGGCCGCCGACATCAGCCTGCGCGAGGTCGCTCGCGCCGCCGACGTCAGCCACAACGCGCCATACCACCACTTCTCCGATCGCCTCGGTCTGCTCAAGGCGATCGCCGAGCGCAGCATGGCCGATCTGCTCGCCCAGGTGCAGAACGCGACGACGGATGCCGCGACCCCGCGGGCGGCGCTCGCCGCGGGCGGCGAGGCCTACATCCGCTTCGCCGTCGAGCATCCGCATGCCTTCGACGCCGTCTACGACCCCACGGTCTGCGTGCCGGGCTCGCCCACCGCGACGATGGCCCCGCTGATCGATGCGCTCGAAGGAGCGCTCGCCGCAGCGGCCGCCGCCACCGGACTCGACCGCCCCACCGACGTCGTCGCGCTCTGGGGCCTCATCCACGGCCTCGGCACCCTCGCCGCCGCCGGGCACTTCGGCCTCGACGACGCCCTCGCCTCCTACGAGGCTCTTCTGGGCAGGCTGCTGCCCGCCGGGGTGTGA
- a CDS encoding DUF4407 domain-containing protein: protein MPYSAHRPGRFDSQGRIIIDGDPNAATDDLDFLREYEPTGSADEPFITDSATRETPRPETADDSAEADAAASAPSKPARAPRPPRERRPRAPRTPGSRLRQLAILGGAEGEILDRVPGETPRFVQMFFVLAGTALVSAISMLFALTTGVGAAIWLAVPLALVWALIIFNLDRFLTSTMASTRNVWRLIGLAIPRVIMAAIIGFVVAEPLVLQVFHNDIAREVASTNITQSQTDQEALESGPEKIALDAATAKVAELENQAATGIVAGTDSSSASESAAQATVDDLTTKLADQQTVIDQARALYQCELTGEGAGTVPGCTGVNGEGASSDAAQAQLAQAQQTYDGLAEQLRVANEELATAGTAAKENTSTSEATNRQTAQDQLPAARDTYDQALAAYNARADAVAQGNAGATGLLSQISGLNRLSEKEPTILWAHILIAALFFMIELLPVLVKVLTSYGDPSLYEKAAAIRKQVALDKVTAEGFADRASIVQTQSAAVTETAARTS, encoded by the coding sequence ATGCCCTATTCCGCCCACCGACCGGGTCGCTTCGACTCGCAGGGTCGGATCATCATCGACGGCGACCCGAACGCCGCGACGGATGACCTCGACTTCCTGCGCGAGTACGAGCCCACAGGTTCCGCCGACGAGCCGTTCATCACGGACTCCGCCACGCGCGAGACCCCGCGCCCGGAGACCGCCGACGACTCGGCAGAAGCGGATGCCGCGGCATCCGCGCCGTCGAAGCCTGCCCGCGCGCCGCGCCCGCCGCGCGAGCGCAGGCCCCGCGCGCCGCGCACCCCGGGCTCGCGCCTGCGGCAGCTCGCGATCCTCGGCGGGGCCGAGGGCGAGATCCTCGACCGCGTCCCCGGCGAGACGCCGCGCTTCGTGCAGATGTTCTTCGTGCTCGCCGGCACCGCCCTCGTCTCGGCGATCTCGATGCTGTTCGCGCTCACGACCGGTGTTGGGGCCGCGATCTGGCTGGCCGTTCCGCTCGCTCTCGTCTGGGCGCTCATCATCTTCAATCTCGATCGCTTCCTCACCTCGACCATGGCGTCGACGCGCAACGTGTGGCGCCTCATCGGCCTCGCGATCCCCCGAGTGATCATGGCTGCGATCATCGGATTCGTGGTCGCCGAGCCGCTCGTGCTGCAGGTGTTCCACAACGACATCGCCCGCGAGGTCGCCTCGACCAACATCACGCAGTCGCAGACCGACCAGGAGGCCCTCGAGTCCGGCCCCGAGAAGATCGCTCTCGACGCCGCGACCGCCAAGGTCGCCGAGCTCGAGAACCAGGCGGCGACGGGCATCGTGGCGGGAACCGATTCGTCGTCGGCATCCGAATCCGCCGCCCAGGCGACCGTCGACGACCTCACGACCAAGCTCGCGGATCAGCAGACCGTCATCGACCAGGCCCGCGCGCTCTACCAGTGCGAACTCACCGGCGAGGGCGCGGGCACGGTGCCCGGCTGCACCGGGGTGAACGGCGAGGGCGCGAGCTCCGACGCCGCCCAGGCCCAGCTCGCCCAGGCCCAGCAGACCTACGACGGCCTCGCCGAGCAGCTGCGCGTCGCGAACGAGGAGCTCGCCACGGCCGGCACCGCCGCGAAGGAGAACACCTCGACCTCCGAGGCGACGAACCGCCAGACCGCGCAGGACCAGCTGCCCGCCGCACGCGACACCTACGACCAGGCGCTCGCGGCCTACAACGCCCGAGCGGACGCTGTGGCGCAGGGCAACGCCGGAGCGACCGGCCTCCTCAGCCAGATCAGCGGGCTGAACCGCCTGAGCGAGAAGGAGCCCACGATCCTCTGGGCGCACATCCTCATCGCCGCGCTGTTCTTCATGATCGAGCTGCTGCCCGTGCTGGTGAAGGTGCTCACCTCGTACGGCGACCCGAGCCTCTACGAGAAGGCCGCGGCGATCCGGAAGCAGGTCGCGCTCGATAAGGTCACCGCTGAGGGCTTCGCCGATCGCGCCTCGATCGTGCAGACGCAGTCGGCCGCGGTGACCGAGACGGCGGCGCGCACGAGCTGA
- a CDS encoding GntR family transcriptional regulator — protein sequence MSAVLPDAIDRHSAAPMYDQLRQLIVDGIARDGLQPGDPLPGEHGLCERYGVSRTVVRQALAQLEHEGLVERVKGKGTFVSRPRTAESLVHTLVGLYDDVERRGGHVHSDVLRHEFAVADDEIAAALEIPVGSRVVVLERLRHVDDEPWSLSTTWMPDAVGAVTLGVDLSDSSLYRVLAEHGIVATRGVRSAEATVATHEQAGHLGVSAGSALLRLRSVSRTDDDTPIEYFIAYHRGDRSRFEFQLQQEQSQASLLHVDGRGGMTLAGSTRVQP from the coding sequence ATGTCCGCCGTGCTTCCCGACGCGATCGACCGCCACTCCGCCGCACCCATGTACGACCAGTTGCGGCAGCTGATCGTCGACGGCATCGCGCGCGACGGGTTGCAGCCGGGCGATCCCCTCCCGGGTGAGCACGGACTCTGCGAGCGCTACGGCGTCTCGCGCACCGTCGTGCGCCAGGCCCTCGCGCAGCTCGAGCACGAGGGTCTCGTCGAGCGCGTCAAGGGCAAGGGCACCTTCGTCTCGCGCCCGCGCACGGCGGAGAGCCTGGTGCACACGCTCGTGGGTCTGTACGACGACGTCGAGCGTCGTGGCGGCCACGTGCACAGCGACGTGCTGCGCCACGAATTCGCCGTCGCCGACGACGAGATCGCGGCGGCCCTCGAGATCCCGGTCGGGTCGCGGGTCGTGGTGCTCGAGCGGCTGCGCCACGTCGATGACGAGCCCTGGTCGCTGTCGACCACGTGGATGCCGGATGCCGTCGGCGCGGTCACCCTGGGCGTCGATCTGTCGGACTCCTCTCTGTACCGGGTGCTCGCCGAGCACGGCATCGTCGCCACCCGCGGTGTGCGATCGGCCGAGGCCACGGTCGCGACGCACGAACAGGCCGGCCACCTCGGCGTCAGCGCCGGATCCGCCCTGCTGCGCCTGCGCAGCGTGAGCCGCACCGACGACGACACCCCGATCGAGTACTTCATCGCCTACCACCGCGGCGACCGCTCGCGCTTCGAGTTCCAGCTGCAGCAGGAGCAGTCGCAGGCCTCCCTCCTGCACGTCGACGGCCGCGGTGGCATGACCCTCGCCGGCAGCACGAGGGTCCAGCCGTGA
- a CDS encoding glycine cleavage system protein R has translation MTTLILTVAGADRPGLVAAVADAVDAHGGNWENSRLAELAGTFAGVIEVSVAADRVAELQAALRALTGLLTVTIHTGSDAAAHRDASSISLSVLGNDRAGIVHEISGVLTSHALSITSMDTETRDAAMAGGRLFESTVTATVPASADLDALRTDLEKLAAEIQVDITLA, from the coding sequence ATGACTACTCTGATCCTCACCGTCGCGGGTGCAGACCGTCCGGGCCTCGTCGCCGCCGTCGCCGATGCCGTCGATGCCCACGGGGGCAACTGGGAGAACAGCCGCCTCGCCGAGCTCGCGGGCACCTTCGCCGGGGTGATCGAGGTCTCGGTGGCCGCCGATCGGGTCGCCGAACTGCAGGCCGCGCTGCGCGCCCTGACCGGACTGCTCACGGTGACGATCCACACCGGATCGGATGCCGCGGCCCACCGCGACGCGAGTTCGATCTCGCTCTCGGTGCTGGGCAACGACCGCGCGGGGATCGTCCACGAGATCTCCGGCGTTCTGACCTCCCACGCCCTCAGCATCACGAGCATGGACACCGAGACGCGCGACGCCGCGATGGCCGGTGGGCGCCTGTTCGAGTCGACGGTCACGGCGACGGTGCCGGCATCCGCTGATCTCGATGCGCTGCGCACCGACCTCGAGAAGCTGGCGGCGGAGATCCAGGTCGACATCACACTCGCCTGA